The sequence CCCGCGAAGGCGAAGGCGAGAAGCTCGAGAGCATCGCCGCCGAGGAGCAGGTGCCCGCCGCCCGGGTGCGGCAGCGCGTGTCGCGGATGCGGCGATGGATGCGGGAGCGCTGGATGGCCGAGCTCGCCGCGGTCGCGGCGCTGGCCATCCTCGCGATCCTCATCGCCCGGCTCCTCCGGTCGACGAGCGAAGCGCCGATGATCGCGCCGCTGCCCGAGCCGCAGCCGAGCGCGCCGCCCGACGGGCCTCCGCCGCCGGTCGCACCGCCTTCGCCGCTCGACGCGCTGGAGCGCGCGAGGTCGCTCCGGGCCGAGGCGCTGCGCGCGTGCGACGAGGCGGCCTTCCGCCGGTGCCTGGACCAGCTCGACGAGGCGGATCGGCTCGACCCGGCGGGCCGCGACGCGCCGGAGATCGCCGCGGCGCGCGAGCGCGCGCTCGAGGCGCTCCGCGCGCCGACGGAGAAGGCCCCGGCGCCGGGGCCCGTCCACGAGAAGCTCGACAAGAAGGACGAGAGCAACTCGCGCCCCGCGCCGAAGCCGCGCCCGAAGGTGGCGCCGCCGCCCGCACAGAAGCCCACCTCGTCGGTGCCCGCGGAGCAGATGCTCAAGGAACAGATGCTCAAGTCGAGGAAAGCAGCGCCGAAATCGAAGGCGGGCGGCGGGCTCGACGAGATGGATTTGCCGTCGGGGAAGCTCTAGCCGCTCGCGCCGAGGAGCAAACGACGCGCCGAGATCGCGCCGATCGCGGCGGCGCGCCGTCGCCTCCGGAGCGGGGGGCCGACGCGCTCTCGAGGGGGAGCGGGGCGCGCCGCCGTACGAATCCATCTCGCAGTTTCCGGCGTAGTCGTCTAAACACGCTGGCGCTCGGCGCCATCAACGACGCCAAGGAGAGGAGCCCAGGAGATGCGAACGACGAGATGGCTTGGAATGGCATTCGCAGTGTCGCTGCTCGCGGCGAACGCCGGCTGCGCGGTCGAGCCCCAGCAGCAGACCGCGAAGGCGCCGGCACCGCCGCCCGCGCCGCCGCCGCCTGCGCCGCCTGCGCCGCCCCCTGACGCGGACGCGGATGGGGTGCTCGACGATGGCACCGACAAGTGCGTCGCCGAGAAGGAAGACGGCCTGCCGCCCGACGCCAAGGACGGCTGCAAGTCGACCGACCCGGACGGAGACGGCTTCGTTGCCGACGCCGACAAGTGCCCGACCGAGGCCGAGGTCAAGAACGGCTACAAGGACGACGACGGTTGTCCTGACGTCCCGCCGGTCGCCGTGCTCGGCAACGAGGTGAAGCTCAACGAGAAGATCGCCTTTGTCGCCGGCAAGCCCGATATCGAGCCCGCCTCGCAGGGACTCCTCGCGAACATCGCGCAGGTCCTCAAGGACCATCCGCAGATCCAGTTCGTCGAGGTCGCGGCCTACTCCGAGAAGCTCGCCAACGACGCCGCCGCCGTGACGCTCACGAAGAAGCGCGCCGAGGCGGTGGTGAAGGCGCTCACCGCGCTCGGGGTCGAGAAGAACCGCGTGCGGGCCGCCGGCTACGGGGCGCACTGCGCGACCGATCCGGGCGAGACCGAGGAGGCGAAGGAGAAGAATCGCCGCGTCGAGATCAAGATCATGCGGCTCGACGGCAAGGACACCGGCGTCGAGCTCGCCTGCGCCGCGGCCGCCACCAAGGGCCTCAAGCCGGCCGGCGTGCCCGCGACCGCGCCGAAGGGCGCCGCGAAGGCCTCCGACGCGAAGCCGGTGGACCCGAAGGCCGCCGCCAAGCCCGCGGAGGCGAAGCCCGCCGCTGCGCCTGCCGCACCGGCGCCCGCCGCTGCGCCGCCGGCCGCTGCGCAGCCCGCCGCCGCGCCTGCCGCCGCCGCGCCCGCCGCTGCGAAGCCCGGGGACACGAAGCCGGCCGCTGCGAAGCCTGCGGACACGAAGCCGGCCGAGACGAAGCCTGCCAGCGTGAAGTAGGCGCGCGGCGCCGGGGGTGAAGGAGCTCCCGGCCCTGCGGCCATGATGGAACCGCCAAGGCGCCATCAGACGCCAAGAAAAACACAAGAATCATGGCGTCTTATGGCGTCTTGGCGTCTTGGCGGTTCAAGAGCCCCCACCTCCGCCGGAATGACCCCGGCGCCGGGCAGCGGGCAGGCTAGCGAGCCTGTCCGCGCGCGGCGGCGAGCAGGTTGGTGAGCGCCTCCAGCGCGGCCTGCCGGCGCTGCGGCTCGGGCAGCGCGCCCGGGCGCAGGCGCTGGATCTCGGCGCACAGCGCGGCGCGATCGCCGGCGAGAGCCTCGCCGCACGGCGCGGCGCGCGCGCCGTCTCCGGGGGCGTCGCGCGGCGCAGGCTCGCCGGAGAGCACGGCCGCGGCGGCCTCGATGAGGCGCGCCGTCGTCGCGGCGCTCTCGCTCTCACCCCGGAAGCGGCCGACGAAGTCGGGCTGCTTCGAGAGCCGCGAGAGGACGTCCCAGCGCTGCTCGCGCACGGCGAGCTCCGTCGCGAAGAGCACGACCTTCAGGTTGCGGCCGAGGTCGGGGAGGGCGCGCGTCTCGGCGTCGAGCGCCATGAGATCGTCGACGACGCTCGCGTCGAGCGCCGCGGCCGCGCAGCGCACCGCGACGCTGAGCAGATCCGCGCGCAGCGCGGGGCCGAGCGAGGGAGCGCGGCCGAGCGCGCGCGCTGCGGCGAGCACGACGGGGCCGCAGTGCCCCTCGCGGCGCTGCCGCGCCAGCATGACGCCGGCGTCGTAGAGCCGGCCGCTCTGCCGCAGCGCCTCCACGGCCGCCGAGAACGCGTCGGGGTCGTACGTCCCCCGCTCCGCCGCCGTGAGGAAGCCGTCGAGGCTGCGCAGGGCAGGGCACGCGGCCGCGCTGCCCGCGCGCCGGAGGTGCGGCAGCTTGCCGAGGACGTCGGCGATGCGCAGCGAGAGCGCGAGGGGGTAGGCGTCGCAGGCGGGCTCCTCGTAGCCGCCGAGCTCGACCCTGGCCTCGGTGCACGCGAGCGGTCTGGCGACCGCGGCGAGCGAGCGCGCGGTCCTCGCGACGAGCGGGTCGAGCCCAGGGACCGCGGCGAGGCCGGTCGGGAGCGGAGCGAGGAGCGCCGCGACCGCGGCGTCGTCCGCGTCCGGCGGCAGGAGGCCGCGGACGAGCGTCCAGAGGTCGCCCGCGAGGAAGGGGTGACCGGCCTCGGCCGCGAGCTGGGCGTCGATCGCGAGCAGCGCGCGGGCGTCCCGGCCCCAGGCGAGCGGCTGATCCGGGCGCAGCCCCCGCCGCCCGAACCGGAGGCCGAACGAGAGCGCGGCGATCGCCCGGCGCGCCGCGGCGGTGCCGCGCTCGGCGTCGCCCTCGAGGAAGTGGTAGGCGGCCGCGAGCGCGGCGGCGCTGACGTAGGCGCGCGCCGCGTCCTCGTCGCTCCGGGGCGAGCCCTCGGGCGCGAGCGCCGCGGTGAGGGAGCCCTCGGGCTCGCCGCGGGTGCGGAGGCCGAGGCCGAGCTGGAAGCTGTTCGCCCCTTCGAGGAGCCCGGCGCCGTACGAGACGTCGAAGCTGAGCGAGAAGACGCGGGTCGCGGTCTTCTCCTCGTAGCGGTAGGTCATGCGCGGCACGCGCAGGCCGCGGGCGTCGGCGGCGGCGAGGACGCTGTCGAGGGCGTCGCGCGCCTCGGCGCGCCGGCCGCCGGCGAAGTCGCGCACGGCGCCGACGAGGGCGAGCACGTCGCCCGTGTCGGCCGCCTGGCAGGCGTCGTCCGACGCCTTGCTCATGGCGCTTGCATAGGTCGACGGATCCGGGGCAATGCCGGCGCGGGCCTTCGCGATCTCGCCGAGGTACGAGAGCGCCCAGGCGACCCGGCTGCCGCTGTCGTTCGCGAGCGCGATGGCGTCCGGCGACGGCGGCCCACCCAGCACGGCGGCGCCGAGGAGCGAGGCGAGCAGCGCGAGGTCGGCCTGGTCGCGCAGCCCGAGGGCCGAGAACGCGCGGGCGTAGCCGACGAACAGGCCCCTGAGGTCGCCGCCGTCCCGCGCGGCGGGGAGCGACGCGAGCGCGTCGAGCAGCGCGCCGTCGGCGGGGCCTCGTCCGGCGCCGCCGCGCCGCGCCGGATCGTCGCGGAACGCCGCGGAGAGCCCGCGGAGCACCCGGCCGAGCGGGGCGCCGCTCCGCTCGGCGAAGCGCTCCGCGGTGGACGACTCGAGGAGCGCGCGGGCGAGCGCGTAGCCGCCGGTGAGCGCGTCGGCGAGGTCGCGGTCGACCCAGCCGGAGAGGCCTGCGGCGACGGTGGCCTCGGCGTCCGCGGTCGGGAGGGTGAAGCGCGGCGGAGCGACGCGCTCCGCCGCGCCGGCGGCGCGCGGCGCGCGTGCGGGCGCCGAGAGGAGATCGATCGCGTCGGAGAGGAGCGTCACGAGGAGCCGCGCCCGGCGCGCCCACGGGCCGTCGCCCTGCCTGTACCGAGGCGCGAGCAGGATCCGCCGGCGGACGTCGCCGAGCCGCGCGAGGGCGCGGCGGGCCTCGGGGCTCGGCCCGCGCCCGGCGGCGCAGGCGGCCCCGGCCGGCGGCGGCTTGCGCGAGCGCTCGGTGAGGAGCACGGCGAGGACGCCGTCGGCCAGCGCGGTGACGTCCTCGACGAGCTGGGGCGGCGGCGCCTCCGCGGCGTCGGCCGCGCCGGCGTCGGCATCGCGCGCCGCGAGCCCAGCGACGGCGCGCCGGAGCGCGTCGCGCGCCTGCCGGCGCTCCGGGGGGAACCTGGCTGCGTCGGTCGCCTGCGGATCCAGCCCGCCGGCGGCGCCGAGCGCGGCGTAGCGGGAGAGGCTCGCGGCGAGCGCCGCGAGGCCGGGGTAGGGCAGCGCCGGGGCGGACGCGAGCGCGCGCTCGATCTGCGCGGACGAGAACGCGAGATCCGGCGCCTGACCCGAGGCGAGCCGGTACAGCGCGTCGGCGGCATAGAGGCCGGCGACGCCCCAGCCGGCCTGCTCGGTGAGCTCGCCGCGGAGCTTGGCGGTGAGCGCGCCCTGCAGGGCGAGGAAGTGCGGGGGCTGCACCTCGGGCGGGTACGCCATGCCCGCGAAGACGCCGGCGAGCGCCGCGCCGAGGACGGCCTCCGGGTCGTGCGCCTCGGCCATGCGGCGCTGCACGGTGACCTGCGTGAGATCGACGATGGCGTCGCGGAGGGGCTCGTCGGCGAGCACCCCGGGGCTGTAGGCGAGGGGGATCAGCGCGAGCGCGCGGTAGCGGCGCGGCGCGGCCTCCGCGAGGGCGCGCAGCGCCGCGAGGTGCGCGAGCCCCAGCTCGGTGGCGCGCCGGTGGACGGCGCTGCCCGCCTGGCCTGCGGCGGGCGCGGGGCCGCGCTCGTGGAGCAGGCTGGGCGCGAGGGCCCACGTGGTGCTCGTCTGGTCGACGGCGCGGACGAGCGCCTCGTAGCGCGGCAGCCACGCGTCGAGCGGGAGCCGTCGTCCCGGCGCCGCCGCGGTGCTCGCGGGCGCAGCGCCAGGGTCGCCCGGGGCGAGGGCGCCGGCGAGCGCCGCGGCGAACACGAGGTCGCGCGGGCCTTCCATGGGGGGCGCGAGGTCCCGGCCGCAGCCGGGCGCCTTGCCGAGCAGGTCGTCGAGCGCGTCGCGCCGGTCCGCGGGGACGGCCCGCAGCACGGCCGCGCCGCGGGCGCGCCACGCCGCGCGGCCGTCGCGGGCCGTGCGCACGCGGAGGAGGTCGCCGTAAGGCATGTCGCCCGGCGCGGGCGGGGGGTCGAGCCGGGGGGCCGAGGACGCGAAGGGAGCGTCGTCCTCGGGCTCCTCGAGCGCGACGCCGGCGGTCGCGAGCAGCTGCAGCGCGTAGCGGCCGCGCAGGACCGGCTCGTCGTTCGGGTCGCGCCCCTTCACCGCGGCCGCGAGGGCGTCGGCCGCGGCCGCGGCCTCGACGTAGCGGAAGCGGCCGGCGGCGCCGAAGGCGCGGCGGACGAGCGTGGCGAGCGCGATGTCGTCCGCGACCCGCGAGAGCGACGCGTCGCCGCGCGCGATCGGCGCGAGGCCGGCCATGAACGGCGCGAGCGGATCGGCCGGAAAGAGCTGGACCGCGCCGTGGCGGGCGTGCGCGTGGACGAGGTGCTCGTACCCGAGGGCCTCACCGAGCGCGAGGAGCAGCGCGTCGGCGCCGAGGGCTCCGGGGGGCGGCAGCGGCGCGGAACGGAGCCATTTCGCCGCGTCCGCACGCGCTCGCGCCGTGGCGGAGGGCTCCGCGCCCGCCTCGACGATGACCGCGGCGCGGGGGCCGGTCCCGCCGCGCCGGTCGAGGTCGCGGAGCAAGAGCGCCCACGGGTCGTCGGCGTCGCGGAAGGCGCGGGCCGCGACATAGCCGAGGGCAAGCTCGCGCGGGGGCCGGCCCTCCGCGAGGGCCGAGGCGAGGGCGCGCTCGCACGCGTCGAGGTGCGCAGGATCGCACTGAGCGGCCTGCGGCGGCGTGGCGGCCGGGGAGGCCGCGCCCCCGCAGCCGGCGGCGAGCAGCGCGAGGAGCACCGCGGAGCAGAGCGGGAGAGCGCGCGGCGAGGAGGACACGCGATCGTGCAGCATGGCGCGCGCGCGACCTTACACGAAGACCGCGGCATGGCCGCGATCGTCTCGCGGACGGAGGAGCTCGGCCGCCCTGCACCCCGCCAGGTTGCGGTGTCCCCGAGGATCCGTTACCAGATCATTGTACCTCGACGCGACAGGGGCACCGCATGGCGATTTCTCCCGAGGACATCGTTCCGCTGAGCCAGGCGGAGGCCCGGCTCACGGAGCTCGCAGACGAGGTTCGCGCGGGTCACGAGAAGATCCTCACGCGGAACGGGGAGGGGTACATCGCCCTCGTCGACGCACGCAGGCTGGACCACTATCACCGCCTCGAACGCGAGCACATTCACCTCACGCTCCTGGAGGAGGTGGATCGGGGCCTCGACGATATCGAGGCCGGGCGCACGATGAGTGTGGAGGAGCTCCGCGCCAAGTACCGCCGATGAGCCGCCGCGCCACTGTTCGGGTCACCGAGAACTTCGAGCGGAACCTGGACGAGATCCGGCGGTTTCTGGAGGAGGCGGGGCTCTCTTCCGCTTTCGGCGATCTTCTGGATCTCGTCTTCGAGGACGTGATCCCGAGCCTGGAAGTCTCGCCCCTGCTCGGATTCGACTTCCTTGCGCGTGCGCCACAGTCCGCGGAGGTCGAGGCGCGGATCCTGGCGCTGAAGCGCCGCCTCGGCTCCGACTCGTCGCTGCGGGAGTACATCGCTGGTGAGTACCTGTTGCTCTACGCGCTCAGCGGTGAGCGGATCCATCTGCTGGCCATCAAGCACCATCGCCAGCTCTCGTTCGATTTGCAGGCGCTCTGGCGCCGGTGATCGCACACCGGTCGCCGACTTTCCTTGCTGTCGTCGATCGCTCGTGCCGTCTGGGACGCGTTCCGCGGAGCCTTGCCGTGCCTCGCGGGAGGGCGCGTATCTCCGGTGCGGCGCCCGGACCGGGCAACCCTGTCTTCCTGCCCCCGGAGCGCCATGCTACTTGCGCGATATGCAACGGGCTTCGGAGCGACGAGGTGCCGGCGGCGCGGGGGGCGGCGGGAGCGTCGGTTGCGGGGCGCGCGGCGCCGCCGCGGCGCTCGGGCTCGTGATCCTCGCGCTCTCGGCGTGCAGCGAGGGCGAAGGCGGGTATGCCGGGACGACCGCGCGCGTCGGCAAGGACACAGAGACGCTCTACATCAACAACGGCAGCGAGCCCGAGTACCTGGATCCAGGGAAATCCAACGACTCGGCGAGCTCCACGCTCGTGCAGCAGATGTTCGAGGGGCTGACGACCTACGGCGCCGGCGACCTCCGCCCGGTGCAGGGGGTCGCGACCCACTGGGAGCAGAGCGACGACAACCGGCTCTTCCGGTTCCACCTGCGGCCGGAGGCGCGCTGGTCGGACGGCAAGCCGGTGACGGCGCACGACTTCGAGTACGCGTGGAAGCGGGTGCTGCGCCCCTCCACGGCCTCGCTCGCCGCGACGAACCTCTACGTCCTGAAGAACGGCGAGCTGTTCAGCCTCGGCAAGCTCAAGGCGCTGCGGGAGGCCGCGCCCCTCCGCGCGGCCCCCCGGCCCGACGCGCCGTCCGCGCTCGATCTGCCGAAGGGGGCGTTCGTCGTGGTGCTGGCGCGCTCGCCGATCCAGGTGGACACAGCGATCGCGCCCCTCGCGGCGCTGCCGGAGGGCTCCGCCGCCGTGACGTTCGCGAAGGGCGACGCGAAGGGCGGCGCAGGCGATCGGCTCTCGTTCGGCGCAGCGGGAGGCGGCTCAGCAGGAGGCGGCGCGGCAGGGGGCGACGCGGCCGCTGGCGGCGCGGCGCCGCTCGGCTCGGCGCCCGGCGGCGGCTGGCAGGGCGCCGTCGTCGACATCGTCCGCGTGGGCCCGCCGTGCAAGTGCAACGGCGCCGCCGACCGGTGGTTCGAGATCGAGCGGGGCGGCGCGCGCGGCTTCCTCCCGGGCTGCGCGCTCGTCCCCCCCGCGGGCAACGGCAACCCGGGCAAGGAGAGCGCGGGCGGCGCGCCGCGGTCGGAGGCGTACGCCGTCGTCACGCCGCACACGAGCCTCCCCACGTACGAACCCGCGGCGCCGCCCTCCGGCAGCGCCGCGCAAGGCGACCCCCCCGTGGGCTTCGTGCCCGACGCGCTGCTCGTCGAGGACGACGGCGCTGTCGGCGTCCGGGCAACGGACGACCTGACGCTCGACGTGCAGCTGGAACAGCCCACGCCCTACTTCACCGATCTCACCAGCTACGTGACGCTCTTCCCCGTGCGCAAGGACGTGATCGAGGCGTTCGAGAAGCGCGGCGAGCCCGAGCTCTGGTTCCGCCCCGAGAACATCGTGGTCAACGGCCCTTACACGCTCGATGAGTGGAAGTTCCGTTACGAGATCACGATGAAGCGGAATCCGATGTACTGGAACCACGACAAGCTGAAGATCCACCGCGTCGTGTGGCTGGAGGTCGAGCTCTACAACGCCACGATGAACATCTACAAGGCGGGGGATCTCGACTACCTGGGCGACAACACCTCGCTGCCCGCCGAGCACATGGACTGGCTGTCGACCAAGCGGGATTTCCAGCGGTACCCGTACCTCTCCATCTACTGGTTCGAGTTCAACACGAAGAAGCCGCCGGTCGACGACGCCCGCGTCCGCTGGGCGCTCAACCTCGCGGTCGACAAGCGGCAGATCGTCGAGAAGGTCACGCGGGCGGGGCAGATGCCGGCCACGCACTACGTCCCGGACTACACAGGATCGGGCTATGACGAGGCGGTCGCCGAGGACAGGAAGCTCGGGGTCGATCCGTTCTCGTCGCCGGACGTCTCGTTCAACCCCGAGCGCGCCCGCGCGATGCTCGCCGAGGCGGGGTACGAGGTCGTCCGGGAGGGCGACGGGTACCGGGCGAAGAGCTTCCCGGCGCTCGAGCTCCTCTACAACACGAGCGAGGGCCACAAGCAGATCGCTGTCGCGGTCCAGGACATGTGGAAGCGTCACCTCGGCATCTCGGTCACGCTGCGGAACGAGGAGTGGAAGGTGATGCTCAAGAACGTGCGCGACGGTCACTACCAGGTCGTGCGGTTCGGCTGGATCGGCGAGTACAACCACCCGGCGACGTGGCTCGGCACGCTGCTCTCGTACAGCCCGCAGAACCGGACCGGATGGGCCGACCAGGAGTTCGACGATCTGATGCGCGCCGCCGCGGCGACGGCCGATCCGAAGGAGAGCATCCGCGCGTTCCGCAAGGCGGAGAAGCGGGCCCTCGACGGCATGCCCAAGCTGCCGCTCTACTTCTACACGAAGTCGACGCTGGTGAAGCCGTGGGTCAAGGGGTTCAAGGGCAACTCGCGCGGCCTTCAGCTCGTCAAGTGGCTGTGGAACGACCCGAGCTGGCGCGACAACCCGTCGAACGAGACCGCGTCTCCGGAGCTCGAGTTCCCGACGCCGGGGCGGCTCGGCGCGCCCTGACGTGGACTGACGTGGCGGACGTGCCCTGACGTGACTGCGGCGCCGGGCCGGCCGCGCCCTGAGGTCCCCGTTGACGCGGCGGCCTGTGCCGTGGCCTCATCGACGCGAGCGCGGTACAGACCCTCTCGGGAGAACGACATGAGCAAGACGATCCTGGTCACCGGAGGCGCGGGCTACATCGGCTCGCACACCTGCGTGGAGCTCCTCCACGCGGGCTACCGGGTGGTGATCCTCGACAACCTCTGCAACAGCCGCAAGGCGGCGGTGGAGCGGGTGGAGCGGATCGCCGGGAAGCCGGTGACATTCATCCAGGGCGACATCCGCGACGCGGCGCTCCTGGATCGGCTGCTCACCGAGCACCCGATCGACGCGACGATCCACTTCGCGGGGCTGAAGGCCGTCGGCGAGTCGGTCGAGAAGCCGCTCTCGTACTACGAGAACAACGTCGCGGGGACCGTGTGCCTGCTCAAGGCGCTCGACGCGCGGGGCGCGCGAAAGCTGGTGTTCAGCTCGTCCGCCACCGTCTACGGCGATCCCGAGCGCGTGCCGCTCGACGAGGGGAGCCGGCTCGGGCCGACCAACCCCTACGGGCAGTCCAAGTTCATGGTGGAGCAGATCCTCCGCGACGTGGCGGCCACCGGGGGCTGGTCGCTCGGGTCGCTGCGCTACTTCAACCCCGTGGGCGCCCACGAGAGCGGGCTCATCGGGGAGGATCCGAACGGGATCCCGAACAACCTCACGCCGTTCATCACCCAGGTCCTCGTGGGGCGGCGCGACAAGCTCCGGGTGTTCGGGGGCGACTGGCCGACGCCGGACGGCACCGGCGTGCGCGACTACATCCACGTGGTCGACCTCGCGCTCGGGCACCTCGCCGCCCTGAACCGCATCTTCACCGTCGGCGATAGCTTCACCGTCAACCTCGGCACCGGGCGGGGACACTCCGTGCTGGAGATGGTCGCCGCGTTCGAGAAGGTCAGCGGGAGGCGCGTCGCCCACGAGATCGTGGCGCGCCGCCCCGGGGACGTTGCCTCGGTGTACGCGGATCCGGCGCGCGCGGTGAAGCTCCTCGGCTGGCGCGCGGAGCGAGATCTCGAGACCATGTGCCGCGACAGCTGGCGCTGGCAGGAGCAGAACCCGAAGGGGTTCGCCGATTAGGGCCGCGGATCTATCCCTTGTGCCCTCGCGCCGCTGCGGCGCGCTGCTGCTCGCAGCCCTCTCGTGCCCGCTCGCGGCCTGCGCGGGCGAGGCCGAGGGCTACGTCGGGACGACGGCGCGCGTCGGCAAGGACGTCACGACCTTCTACGTCAACAACGCCGACGAGCCGGAGTACCTCGATCCCGGCAAGGCCGCCGACACGGTGAGCATGACGCTGCTCCACCAGATGTTCGAGGGGCTGACCAGCTACGCGCCTGGCGATCTCCACGCGGCGCAGGGGGTCGCGACGCGCTGGGAGCGCAGCGACGACAACCGGTTCTTCCGGTTCCACCTGCGGCCGGAGGCGCGCTGGTCCGACGGCAAACCGGTGACGGCGCACGACTTCGAGTACGCGTGGAAGCGGGTGCTGCGCCCCTCCACGGCCTCGCTCGCCGCGACGAACCTGCACGTCCTGAAGAACGGCGAGCTGTTCAACCTGGGCAAGCTGAAGGCGCTGCGCGAGGACGCGACGCTGCGCCGCGCGCCTCGGCCCGACGCGCCGCCCGCGCTGTCGTTGCCGCGGGGCGCGTTCGTCGTCGTGCTCGGCCAGTCGCCCGCCCGGGTGACGTCGGCGGTGGCGCCCCTCGCGGCGCCGCCTCCCGGGGTGACCTCGGTGACGTACGCCGAGCCCGACGAGGCGACCGGCGTTGGCGAGCGGCTCTCGTTCGACGCGGCCGGCGCGGCCCCGCCGCCCGCGCCGCGCGACGCCACCCCTGGCGGCGGGTGGCGGGGCGCCGAGGTCGCCCTCCTCGCGGCCGGTCCGCCGGTCGCTTGCAACGGCGCGGCCGACCGCTGGTTCGAGATCGAGGGGCCAGCGGGCCGCGGCTTCCTCCCGGGCTGCCTGCTCGCCCCCGTGGACGCCGCCGCCTACGCGCTGGTCGCGCCCCACGCGGATCTCCCCACGTACGACCCCGCCGCGCCTCGGCGCGACGCGCCTCCTTCCGGCTCCGGCGGGGCGACCGGCTTCGTCGCCTCGTCGTCGCTCGTGGAGGACGACGCCGCCGTGGGCGTGCGGGCCCGCGACGACCTGACCCTCGACGTCGAGCTCGAGAAGCCGACCCCGTACTTCACCGATCTCACGAGCTTCGTCACCCTGTTCCCGGTGCGCCGCGACGTCGTCGAGCCGTTCGAGGCGCGCGGCGAGCCGGAGCTCTGGTTTCGCCCCGAGAACATCGTGGTCAACGGGCCTTATCGGCTCGACGAGTGGAAGTTCCGGTACGAGATCACGATGGACCGGAACCCTTTGTACTGGGGCCATGACGCGCTCCGGATCCACCGGATCGTCTGGATGGAGATCGCCCAGTACAACGCCACCCTGCAGCTCTACAAGGCGGGGGACATCGACTACCTGGGAGACAACTGCGAGCTCCCTTATGACCACCTCGGCTGGCTGTCCGGGAAGAAGGATCTCCGGCGCACCGAGTTCCTCTCCACGGTGTATTACGAGCTCAACACGAGGAAGCCGCCGGTCGACGATCCGCGCGTCCGGTGGGCGCTGAACCTCGCGATCGACAAGCGGGAGCTCGTCGAGAAGATCACGCGGCTCGGGAAGCCGGCGACCCACTACGTGCCCGACATCACCGGATCTGGCTATGCCGAGCAGGCGGCGGAGGACAGGGCGCGCGGCGCGGATCCGTTCTCGAGCCCCGAGGTCGGCCACGACCCGGCGCGCGCCCGCGCGCTGCTCGCCGAGGCGGGGTACGAGGTCGTCCGCGAGGGAGACGAGCTGCGGGCGAAGGGGTTTCCGCCGCTCGAGATCCTCTACAACACGGGGGAGGGGCACGCGCAGGTCGCCGTGGCCATCCAGGACATGTGGAAGCGCCACCTCGGGGTCTCCGCGGCGCTGCGGAGCGAGGAGTGGCGCGTGATGCTCAAGGACCTCCGTGACGGCAACTTCCAGGTGATCCGGCTGGGCTGGCTGGCCGACTACAACCATCCGCAGACGTGGCTCGGGACGTTCCTGTCCCAGAGCCCCCAGAACCGGAGCGGCTGGGCGGACGCGGAGTTCGACAAGGCGGTCGCCGAGGCGGCCGCGACGGCCGATCTCGGGGAGAGCATCCGGCGCTTCCGGGCGGCCGAGCGGCGGGCGCTCGACGGGATGTGCAGGATACCGCTCTACTTCGAGGAGAAGCCGACCCTGGTGAAGCCGTGGGTGAGGGGGTACATCCCCAACGCGCGGAACACGCAGCTCATCAAATGGCTCTGGATCGACCCGGACTGGCAGAAGGGGCCGGCCGGAGAGCCGCCGCCCGTGCTGGAGCTGCCGCCGCCGGGGCGGCTGGGCGGGGGGCAGTGAGCGATCCCGGCGCGCCCCCCTTGAAGTAGCGGCGGGCCGGGCGCTCAGCGCTCCAGCAGCTCTGCCACCGAGTCGAGCACCCGCCGGTCCGAGAGCATCCAGCGGTGCAGCGCGACCGGCACGGCGCGCGTTGTGCGGGCGCCGGGGAGCTCGCTGGAGCGGGCGGGGACGATCATCACGTCGAAAGGCGTGTAGAGCACGTGCACCTCGACCGGGCCCCAGGGATCCGGGTCCGCAGCGAGGTCGCGCAGAAGAGGGCTGCCCGGGCGCATCTGCTGCACGC is a genomic window of Sorangium aterium containing:
- a CDS encoding type II toxin-antitoxin system RelE/ParE family toxin, encoding MSRRATVRVTENFERNLDEIRRFLEEAGLSSAFGDLLDLVFEDVIPSLEVSPLLGFDFLARAPQSAEVEARILALKRRLGSDSSLREYIAGEYLLLYALSGERIHLLAIKHHRQLSFDLQALWRR
- the galE gene encoding UDP-glucose 4-epimerase GalE; the encoded protein is MSKTILVTGGAGYIGSHTCVELLHAGYRVVILDNLCNSRKAAVERVERIAGKPVTFIQGDIRDAALLDRLLTEHPIDATIHFAGLKAVGESVEKPLSYYENNVAGTVCLLKALDARGARKLVFSSSATVYGDPERVPLDEGSRLGPTNPYGQSKFMVEQILRDVAATGGWSLGSLRYFNPVGAHESGLIGEDPNGIPNNLTPFITQVLVGRRDKLRVFGGDWPTPDGTGVRDYIHVVDLALGHLAALNRIFTVGDSFTVNLGTGRGHSVLEMVAAFEKVSGRRVAHEIVARRPGDVASVYADPARAVKLLGWRAERDLETMCRDSWRWQEQNPKGFAD
- a CDS encoding OmpA family protein encodes the protein MAFAVSLLAANAGCAVEPQQQTAKAPAPPPAPPPPAPPAPPPDADADGVLDDGTDKCVAEKEDGLPPDAKDGCKSTDPDGDGFVADADKCPTEAEVKNGYKDDDGCPDVPPVAVLGNEVKLNEKIAFVAGKPDIEPASQGLLANIAQVLKDHPQIQFVEVAAYSEKLANDAAAVTLTKKRAEAVVKALTALGVEKNRVRAAGYGAHCATDPGETEEAKEKNRRVEIKIMRLDGKDTGVELACAAAATKGLKPAGVPATAPKGAAKASDAKPVDPKAAAKPAEAKPAAAPAAPAPAAAPPAAAQPAAAPAAAAPAAAKPGDTKPAAAKPADTKPAETKPASVK
- a CDS encoding RNA polymerase sigma factor yields the protein MSTPMTTEDRTPATNPLAEPGLRRALEDFVRRRVPSGEVDDVVQTVLCDALASPGRPVDPTELRRWLLGIARHKVADHHRRSAREAATELPDLPVSPPPIEARELARWAEEQASASRDARQTLSWMAREGEGEKLESIAAEEQVPAARVRQRVSRMRRWMRERWMAELAAVAALAILAILIARLLRSTSEAPMIAPLPEPQPSAPPDGPPPPVAPPSPLDALERARSLRAEALRACDEAAFRRCLDQLDEADRLDPAGRDAPEIAAARERALEALRAPTEKAPAPGPVHEKLDKKDESNSRPAPKPRPKVAPPPAQKPTSSVPAEQMLKEQMLKSRKAAPKSKAGGGLDEMDLPSGKL
- a CDS encoding ABC transporter substrate-binding protein produces the protein MQRASERRGAGGAGGGGSVGCGARGAAAALGLVILALSACSEGEGGYAGTTARVGKDTETLYINNGSEPEYLDPGKSNDSASSTLVQQMFEGLTTYGAGDLRPVQGVATHWEQSDDNRLFRFHLRPEARWSDGKPVTAHDFEYAWKRVLRPSTASLAATNLYVLKNGELFSLGKLKALREAAPLRAAPRPDAPSALDLPKGAFVVVLARSPIQVDTAIAPLAALPEGSAAVTFAKGDAKGGAGDRLSFGAAGGGSAGGGAAGGDAAAGGAAPLGSAPGGGWQGAVVDIVRVGPPCKCNGAADRWFEIERGGARGFLPGCALVPPAGNGNPGKESAGGAPRSEAYAVVTPHTSLPTYEPAAPPSGSAAQGDPPVGFVPDALLVEDDGAVGVRATDDLTLDVQLEQPTPYFTDLTSYVTLFPVRKDVIEAFEKRGEPELWFRPENIVVNGPYTLDEWKFRYEITMKRNPMYWNHDKLKIHRVVWLEVELYNATMNIYKAGDLDYLGDNTSLPAEHMDWLSTKRDFQRYPYLSIYWFEFNTKKPPVDDARVRWALNLAVDKRQIVEKVTRAGQMPATHYVPDYTGSGYDEAVAEDRKLGVDPFSSPDVSFNPERARAMLAEAGYEVVREGDGYRAKSFPALELLYNTSEGHKQIAVAVQDMWKRHLGISVTLRNEEWKVMLKNVRDGHYQVVRFGWIGEYNHPATWLGTLLSYSPQNRTGWADQEFDDLMRAAAATADPKESIRAFRKAEKRALDGMPKLPLYFYTKSTLVKPWVKGFKGNSRGLQLVKWLWNDPSWRDNPSNETASPELEFPTPGRLGAP
- a CDS encoding type II toxin-antitoxin system Phd/YefM family antitoxin; this translates as MAISPEDIVPLSQAEARLTELADEVRAGHEKILTRNGEGYIALVDARRLDHYHRLEREHIHLTLLEEVDRGLDDIEAGRTMSVEELRAKYRR